The genomic interval CTACATCTTCAACGGATATGCAGTTCATTAAGGTAGCACCTGCTTTCGATGCATGGTAAATGAGTGCCGATGTTGCTTGTAAGGAGTCAATAATGTACAAATTATCGGAGTAGTTTTTATAGTCAATTCCTAGCTCCTTTACAATTGGAAGTGCATCGTGCTGGACAACAATATCATTGAACATCATAGCTCCACCCCACATTCCACCCCCAGGTGCTAGTTTCCTCTCAAATAGCACCACGTTTTGCTTAGCCTTTGCCAGGTAATAGGCAGCAAGTAATCCGGAGGGCCCTCCTCCTACAATGGCAACATCTACATTTAGGATTTTTTTGAATTTGTGGAAGTAAGAATCAACAATTCCACTTGAAATTTGAAACTCCATAGCTTATAAGTTTTAGTTAAACATTATAAACTAGGAGATGCTACTTGGGTAAAAGCTGTAATGAGCGAACCTCAAAACTTCCCTACGCAGGTATTATCCTGTTCAGGTTGTAAGGGTATTATCTCAGCCTTACTCAGGCACCCCTAGTTTTGTATGTGCAAATGTAGAAAAAAACGGAAACCGTTGTTTGGTTTCCGTTTAAAATTTTTCAACAAAAAAGGGATTAACCTTTTTGCTTGGTTTCCACTACCTTTGCGGTGTAGCCAAGTTTCTCAATTGCTTTGGCAATTTTTTCGGGGTCGGTTTTTGTGGCATCGTACTTAATGGTTACCAACTTCTTGTCAAGGGTGGCTTCAACCTCCTTAACCCCTTTCTCAAAAACAATATCGCGTTCAATTTTTGCCTTGCACGACTGGCAGTGCATGTTAACCTCAAAGGTGACAGATTTAATTTCAACCTTTTGCGCTTGCGACGTTAATACAGCAAATCCTAGCAGTATTAATGTTAGTGTAATAATCTTTCTCATGGTATAGTAGTATTTGTGGTTACTTATTGTTTCTCAGCAGGATATCCCAACTCTTTTAGTTTTATTAAGGCCTGCTCAAGGCTTGTTTGCGTTTCATATTCAAAGGTTACGGTTTGTGAAACCAGATCGGCTTTCACGTTGGTAATCCCGTTTACCGTAGGTAGGTTTCCCAGTATGGTGTTAACACAACCCATACATTTCATGTTTTTCACTTTAAGCTTTATTGTCATCATAGTGGTTTAATTTAAGGTTTACATTATTTCCAGATGGACATTCTAAATCCGGCATAAAATTTTTGACCTGTTAAGGGGCCCCAAATTTGCGAGGCGTCAAATGTTGAACTCCACGGATTTTCCCACGATACAATAGGGTCTTTCTGGGTGAACCCTGTAAGGTTCTCAACGCCTATGTAGAAATCAAACTTACGAAACAGTTTGGTTACTTGTACATTCATGGTAATGAAAGGCTTATAGTCCGTTTCAAGGTTTAGACCATATCCTTTGGGGAGTCTTCCGCTACCGTTATACTGAATGGTATAGTCGAACTGCCACTTACGCGATGGGGTTTTGTAACCAGCAGTAAACAAGCCTTTGTTGCGGCTTACAAGTGGCTTTTGCTTTAACGTATCGTTAATGGTTTGTTTCACATCGTTTATTCTATATGCCAAGGTAAACTGTAGGTTTCTAATTGGCTCTCCCGAGAGTTCTATCTGTAGGGTATTTGAGTACGATTTCCCTTTCAGATTGTAGAAGTAAACCGCACTGTTATCCCTGTCGATATCGGCAATAAACTGATTTTCAAACCATACATAGTAATAATCGGCGGTTAAACTATAGTTTTGATCCAAAAATTTGAATTTCTGATTCATGCTAATCCCGGCATTCCAGGCTTCTTCAATTCTTGGATTTTCCTCTACTACCAGGTTCCGTGAACTCACCAAAAGGTTTGAGTTCTCAGCAATGAAATTTGGCGATCTGTATCCTTTACCTGCGCTGAACCTAATGGTTAAGGTCGAAACTGGTTTTACCATCCCGTGGAAACGAGGTGTCACAAGAGTGCCAAACCTACTATTTTGGTCAACCCTTATGCCAGCCATTAGTGTAAGAATTTCCAGATGTTTATAGGTGTATTCGCCGTAAATACCTTTGACCCACTCGGTGCGATCGTAAGGGGTGTTATTGAAAGTTTCATCGTACCTATCGTACCTGAGGGTTACGCCTCCTTTAATGTTGTGGTTTGTATTGCCAATATAGGTTATTGCAACCAGGTTGCCGTAGTAGCTAAGCTGTTTGGCGTTGTGCATTCTAACACCTATGGTTGCATCCTGGCTGTGGAGCGATACGGCATTGATAAGCCCAATACTTGTGTTTGGTCTTTGGGAAATGTATCCGGTTTTGTTAAAGGCCTCAAGTAATTGGGTTGAGTACTTTACCCCGTAGGGGTTACCAATCAGGGGTTGAGTATTGGTATAAAACTTAACCTGTCCGGCTAGCCTGTCCTCATTCATAAACTTCACCCCAACTTGCGATTCCCACTTCTTCCCCTGGTACTTCCATCGGTTAAACAGGTGGTACTGCTGGGTAAGTGGGTGGTCAAGGAATTGGTCGTGATTGTGATCAACCCGGTTGCTTAGCATACTTCCATGCACCAGCACCATTGACGATACGGTGGGGGTAACATCAAATGCATAGTTAGCATTTAGTTCAGCCATGCCAAGTGAGTTGGTGTAAAGGTTCAGGTACGACTTTTCCTCTGCCCAGGGTTTCTTGTACTCAATATTGATTTGTCCGGTTATGCTTTCGTACCCGTTGCTGACCGATGCAGTTCCCTTTGATACTTGTATTGATTCCATCCATGGCCCCGGAACATAACTTAAACCAAAGGTTGATGCCAACCCTCGCATTGTGGGTATATTTTCATACTGCATCTGGGTGTATATTCCTGCTAACCCCAGCAGCTGAATTTGCTTTGCCCCGGTAATGGCATCGCTATAAGACACATCAACTGAAGCATTCGTTTCAAAGCTTTCCGATAGGTTGCAGCATGCAGCGCGTGTAAGTTCTCCCGATGTAAGTACAACAGTTTGTATTGGATTTAGCTGCTGTATAAAGGTATTTGCCCTGTCAGCTTTAACCGTTACGGCATCGATATTTATAGTTGATTTCAGGACATGGCGTAACGGAAAACCTACATTCTCAATACTAATGGTATCGGTTTTAAAACCAACGAAACTTATAGCTATCTGGTTGCCTTGCACCTTATTTAAAGAAAAGTAACCACTTTCATCGGTGGTTGTACCAACTTGGCTGTTCAGCCAAATTACGGCGGCTCCTTGGAGCGGAATACTGTCGCCTTTCTCGTTCAGCTCGTAAACATAACCGTACACAAAATCTTTACTCTGTGCTTTAATAATATGTTGAGCTGAAAACCATAGTAACAGTAATGTTAATATGCGTTTCATAATAGAAATTCTTAAATTGTTGTTGAAATCAAATATGAGCGCTACAAGCAAAAAATGAGCGCAATTAAGAGCTGCAGAGAGAAAAAACTCTCTGTAACGATTAAATTGTATGGGCTATTTTTAGCTGATGATTTTCAATGCAGATTTTTTTCCCCGTACTGCAGGGTGGGGCTTTATCCCAATTGGTTTTGTAAGTTGGGATTAACTTTTGAATTGATGTATTTAGCCCTTTGTGTTGGTTTACTGCTATGTACTTTGAAAAAAGATTACCGGTTTCAACCTTCTGAATGTTTGAGTAGCTATCGGTTTTAACCTTTAACACCTCGTTCCAGCATCCACACGATTGCTTTTCGTCAAATTTCAGTGTTTCATCAAAATGAACATTGCAGCAGTGTGCATGTGTTTTGGCGTGTGTGTGGTTGCATCCAGCTTCATTAAAAATGGACAGGTGAATTTCACCCTCGCATTGGCAATGATGTATGAAAAGGTTAAACCCACTAGTGGATAGTAGCACTATAGTTGCTATAGTAATTGATACTATTTTTTGGGTAACCCTTTTCATCATACATTTCACCTCATATAACTAAAAACATACAAAGGAGCAAAAAGTTCATTTTTTTGAGGGTTGATTCAAATTGCTTATTGTGCATGAAGCCGATGAACATCCGGCACATTTGCCCGAATTTATACGTTTTGGGTTGAAAATTTGATACACATTGTATGCAGTATATCCCACTGCTCCTAATACTATTATTAATACTGCTATTTCCTGAACCATATCAAACACCATTTATTAAATTACCAATTTGGTAAACCAGAAATGCTAAAACCCACGCCAGCGTGGTAGTAAAAACTATTGTAAAGAGAGCCCACTTCCACGAACCCGACTCGTTCTTGATAGCAGAGATTACAGCCACGCAGGGG from Tenuifilum sp. 4138str carries:
- a CDS encoding FeoB-associated Cys-rich membrane protein produces the protein MVFDMVQEIAVLIIVLGAVGYTAYNVYQIFNPKRINSGKCAGCSSASCTISNLNQPSKK
- a CDS encoding heavy-metal-associated domain-containing protein, with the protein product MRKIITLTLILLGFAVLTSQAQKVEIKSVTFEVNMHCQSCKAKIERDIVFEKGVKEVEATLDKKLVTIKYDATKTDPEKIAKAIEKLGYTAKVVETKQKG
- a CDS encoding TonB-dependent receptor, with the translated sequence MKRILTLLLLWFSAQHIIKAQSKDFVYGYVYELNEKGDSIPLQGAAVIWLNSQVGTTTDESGYFSLNKVQGNQIAISFVGFKTDTISIENVGFPLRHVLKSTINIDAVTVKADRANTFIQQLNPIQTVVLTSGELTRAACCNLSESFETNASVDVSYSDAITGAKQIQLLGLAGIYTQMQYENIPTMRGLASTFGLSYVPGPWMESIQVSKGTASVSNGYESITGQINIEYKKPWAEEKSYLNLYTNSLGMAELNANYAFDVTPTVSSMVLVHGSMLSNRVDHNHDQFLDHPLTQQYHLFNRWKYQGKKWESQVGVKFMNEDRLAGQVKFYTNTQPLIGNPYGVKYSTQLLEAFNKTGYISQRPNTSIGLINAVSLHSQDATIGVRMHNAKQLSYYGNLVAITYIGNTNHNIKGGVTLRYDRYDETFNNTPYDRTEWVKGIYGEYTYKHLEILTLMAGIRVDQNSRFGTLVTPRFHGMVKPVSTLTIRFSAGKGYRSPNFIAENSNLLVSSRNLVVEENPRIEEAWNAGISMNQKFKFLDQNYSLTADYYYVWFENQFIADIDRDNSAVYFYNLKGKSYSNTLQIELSGEPIRNLQFTLAYRINDVKQTINDTLKQKPLVSRNKGLFTAGYKTPSRKWQFDYTIQYNGSGRLPKGYGLNLETDYKPFITMNVQVTKLFRKFDFYIGVENLTGFTQKDPIVSWENPWSSTFDASQIWGPLTGQKFYAGFRMSIWK
- a CDS encoding heavy-metal-associated domain-containing protein, with translation MMTIKLKVKNMKCMGCVNTILGNLPTVNGITNVKADLVSQTVTFEYETQTSLEQALIKLKELGYPAEKQ